A region of Necator americanus strain Aroian chromosome I, whole genome shotgun sequence DNA encodes the following proteins:
- a CDS encoding hypothetical protein (NECATOR_CHRI.G2926.T2): protein MIQRSLKQKKQAFEEETPRENWPYGKVVDVMTSDDGLIGSAKLMPNQRIIQRPLNKIFPLEIRSCAKDQNQNSDNTVFEEPSASKKRHNLTRASKETLATISCFALPEDRSRPRSGHTRSKHYLNANRHRHQKPISKAPAVINTPAPSRTLKPLSAIHYREATIS from the coding sequence ATGATCCAACGCTcactgaaacagaaaaaacaagCGTTTGAAGAGGAAACACCTAGAGAAAATTGGCCATACGGCAAAGTAGTGGATGTCATGACCTCTGATGATGGCCTAATAGGGTCAGCAAAACTCATGCCAAATCAGCGGATCATTCAACGTCCACTCAACAAAATTTTCCCTCTAGAAATACGAAGTTGCGCAAAAGATCAGAACCAGAACAGCGACAACACAGTCTTTGAGGAACCTTCGGCAAGCAAGAAAAGACATAACTTGACTCGCGCATCAAAGGAGACCTTGGCCACAATTTCCTGCTTTGCTCTTCCAGAAGACCGCAGCCGCCCACGAAGCGGCCATACAAGAAGTAAGCACTATCTCAACGCCAACCGTCATCGTCATCAAAAACCCATCAGCAAGGCACCAGCCGTCATCAACACGCCTGCACCAAGCCGAACTCTCAAGCCACTATCAGCAATTCACTATCGAGAAGCCACTATCAGCTAA
- a CDS encoding hypothetical protein (NECATOR_CHRI.G2926.T1): MTSDDGLIGSAKLMPNQRIIQRPLNKIFPLEIRSCAKDQNQNSDNTVFEEPSASKKRHNLTRASKETLATISCFALPEDRSRPRSGHTRSKHYLNANRHRHQKPISKAPAVINTPAPSRTLKPLSAIHYREATIS; this comes from the coding sequence ATGACCTCTGATGATGGCCTAATAGGGTCAGCAAAACTCATGCCAAATCAGCGGATCATTCAACGTCCACTCAACAAAATTTTCCCTCTAGAAATACGAAGTTGCGCAAAAGATCAGAACCAGAACAGCGACAACACAGTCTTTGAGGAACCTTCGGCAAGCAAGAAAAGACATAACTTGACTCGCGCATCAAAGGAGACCTTGGCCACAATTTCCTGCTTTGCTCTTCCAGAAGACCGCAGCCGCCCACGAAGCGGCCATACAAGAAGTAAGCACTATCTCAACGCCAACCGTCATCGTCATCAAAAACCCATCAGCAAGGCACCAGCCGTCATCAACACGCCTGCACCAAGCCGAACTCTCAAGCCACTATCAGCAATTCACTATCGAGAAGCCACTATCAGCTAA
- a CDS encoding hypothetical protein (NECATOR_CHRI.G2927.T1) has product MVIEESLAERFGLPQETTEICTMSGIGGHIECFKSHILHMKIGTSYGEVINMKIQTKTVVTNGFSSVNLSPVDIEILKENNVCLANSKLRRESQTPNVLVGLDYYHELVTGLSHLMKTPSGLHIAKTVFGAAIYGKGAVHTGNKTDTLLCYGLTAVHESIEQDTILNSRPLTKCDTDVITKLLPLSIDLLQGNIRYSNPNGSALHERT; this is encoded by the coding sequence ATGGTGATTGAAGAATCACTAGCCGAACGTTTTGGCCTACCTCAAGAAAcaactgaaatctgcacaatGTCCGGAATAGGTGGACATATTGAGTGCTTCAAAAGTCATATATTACATATGAAAATTGGCACCTCCTACGGTGAAGTGATTAACATGAAAATTCAGACTAAAACTGTGGTCACAAACGGGTTCTCAAGTGTAAACCTAAGCCCAGTTGATATCgaaattctgaaagaaaacaatgtttGTCTGGCAAATTCGAAACTTAGAAGGGAAAGCCAAACCCCAAATGTTCTAGTAGGGTTGGACTATTATCATGAGTTAGTAACTGGTCTTTCTCACCTAATGAAGACCCCCAGTGGTCTCCATATCGCAAAAACTGTATTTGGAGCTGCGATATACGGAAAAGGAGCTGTTCATACAGGGAACAAAACAGATACTCTGTTGTGCTATGGACTCACTGCTGTACACGAAAGCATCGAACAAGACACAATTCTCAACTCCAGACCGCTTACAAAATGTGATACTGATGTCATCACAAAACTTCTTCCACTTTCCATTGATTTATTGCAAGGAAACATTAGGTATTCTAACCCAAATGGAAGTGCATTGCATGAACGAACATGA